A part of Streptococcus porcinus genomic DNA contains:
- a CDS encoding 2-hydroxycarboxylate transporter family protein — MGINHENDAVDKASEHNQKKWLAFKVGSVPLPVYLVFATLILFTAWLQQLPVNMLGGFAVILTMGWLLGTIGANIPGLKNFGGPAILSLLIPSILVFFNLLNPNILGATKVLMKDANFLYFYIACLVCGSILGMNRKILIQGLFRMIIPMLLGMVCAMAVGTLVGVILGLEWQHALFYIVTPVLAGGIGEGILPLSLGYSAITGVGSEQLVAQLIPATIIGNFFAIMCTALLSRFGEKHPQYSGKGQLVKVGHGEDMADALKDNSGALDVKLMGGGVLTACSLFIAGGLLQYLTGFPGPVLMILLAAFLKYLNVIPQETQNGAKQLYKFISSNFTFPLMAGLGLLYIPLKDVVATLSWQYFVIVISVVFTVISVGFFVSRFLNMNPVEAGIISACQSGMGGTGDVAILSTADRMNLMPFAQVATRLGGAITVITMTAILRIIFK; from the coding sequence ATGGGGATAAATCATGAAAATGATGCCGTAGATAAAGCATCAGAACACAATCAGAAGAAGTGGTTAGCCTTTAAAGTAGGCTCAGTTCCATTACCAGTTTACCTAGTTTTTGCAACTTTAATTCTTTTTACAGCGTGGCTTCAACAGTTACCAGTTAATATGCTGGGAGGTTTCGCAGTCATTTTGACAATGGGGTGGTTGTTAGGCACTATTGGAGCTAATATTCCTGGATTGAAAAATTTTGGTGGCCCAGCGATATTATCGTTACTCATTCCTTCAATATTGGTATTTTTCAACCTTTTAAACCCGAATATTTTAGGAGCTACCAAAGTTCTAATGAAAGATGCCAATTTCCTATATTTCTATATTGCCTGCCTTGTCTGTGGTAGTATTTTAGGAATGAATCGAAAAATATTAATTCAAGGACTATTTCGTATGATTATTCCGATGCTTCTTGGAATGGTATGTGCGATGGCAGTGGGCACCTTAGTTGGTGTTATTTTAGGATTAGAGTGGCAGCATGCATTATTTTATATTGTTACACCTGTCTTAGCAGGTGGTATTGGTGAAGGTATTTTACCTTTGTCATTAGGCTACAGTGCGATTACGGGCGTAGGAAGTGAACAATTAGTAGCTCAACTTATCCCAGCAACAATTATCGGTAACTTTTTTGCTATTATGTGTACAGCCCTACTATCTCGTTTTGGCGAAAAACATCCGCAATATTCCGGAAAAGGGCAATTGGTAAAGGTTGGTCATGGTGAAGATATGGCTGATGCCTTAAAAGACAATTCCGGGGCTTTAGATGTAAAACTCATGGGTGGGGGCGTCCTTACAGCATGTTCTCTTTTCATAGCGGGTGGTTTATTACAGTATTTAACAGGTTTCCCAGGGCCAGTATTGATGATTCTACTAGCGGCCTTCTTGAAATATTTAAATGTTATCCCACAAGAAACGCAGAATGGAGCTAAGCAACTTTATAAATTTATTTCTAGTAACTTTACTTTTCCCTTAATGGCGGGGCTTGGGCTACTTTATATTCCTCTTAAAGATGTAGTAGCAACCCTAAGTTGGCAATATTTTGTCATTGTTATTAGTGTTGTTTTCACTGTCATTTCGGTAGGTTTCTTTGTTTCTCGTTTTTTAAATATGAATCCTGTAGAGGCAGGTATTATTTCAGCTTGTCAAAGTGGTATGGGAGGAACAGGAGATGTAGCTATCTTAAGCACTGCTGATAGAATGAACTTAATGCCATTCGCACAAGTTGCAACACGCTTGGGTGGTGCCATTACTGTTATTACAATGACAGCAATTTTAAGAATAATTTTCAAATAG
- a CDS encoding sensor histidine kinase, whose translation MRRHLSLWASLSLVLVSMIIVTGSIFYGITIHETYRSIKQQESHLLTATGKMLSENDQIIQSLENKQTNQSLISYTKGITRAYDLDYVVVMDMQGIRYTHPNIHKIGKPFQGGDEKTVLKGKEVISTAKGSLGKSLRYLIPVKNSNGKQIGALAVGIKLTTLNEVVTLSKQKYTSAVILSLVFSLLVTSIISMRLKKQLHNLEPSEIYQLLEERNAMLDQIENAVFIINRQHHIELVNPSANQLVQQKLNLEHLKGRKIESIFPNFSSLDLHQGHEQLLKYQDEDFLITISPIAVKKDLRGYLLLIRNASDAIYTMDQLVYTTTYASALQAQTHKFMNQLHVIYGLVDISYFDQLKIYLDSLLEPESEFFTRLSVLIKEPLLASFLIGEQEKFQELNVSLAFEVTSDIPRNQIQNQLNNVLMIFRYLHTHVLKGLNPKFVTITLSYQDDTLFSSYQINDKLIEAQNIEDILETHYFKQLLVKTHSKSTKQLFTYPLEFTVAIPYKGE comes from the coding sequence ATGAGAAGACATCTATCATTATGGGCCAGCTTATCTCTGGTATTAGTAAGTATGATAATCGTAACAGGCTCAATCTTTTATGGGATAACGATTCATGAAACCTACCGTTCTATTAAACAGCAAGAAAGTCATCTTCTAACAGCAACTGGGAAAATGTTATCTGAAAATGACCAAATTATTCAAAGTCTTGAAAATAAGCAAACCAATCAATCACTTATTTCCTATACCAAAGGTATTACGAGGGCTTATGACCTAGACTATGTTGTTGTTATGGATATGCAAGGAATTAGATACACACATCCCAATATTCATAAAATCGGCAAACCTTTTCAAGGTGGTGATGAGAAAACTGTTTTGAAAGGTAAGGAAGTTATTTCAACAGCTAAGGGCAGTTTAGGGAAATCTCTTAGGTATTTAATTCCTGTTAAAAATAGCAATGGCAAACAAATAGGAGCCCTTGCCGTTGGGATAAAATTAACAACTTTAAATGAAGTTGTTACCTTATCCAAGCAAAAATACACCTCAGCAGTTATTTTATCCCTTGTCTTTAGTTTATTAGTAACATCAATTATTTCAATGAGGTTAAAAAAACAACTCCATAATTTAGAACCTAGCGAAATTTATCAGCTTTTAGAAGAACGTAATGCTATGCTAGATCAAATCGAAAATGCTGTCTTTATTATTAATCGCCAACATCATATTGAATTGGTTAACCCTTCAGCTAATCAATTAGTTCAACAAAAACTTAATTTAGAACATCTTAAAGGACGAAAAATTGAAAGTATTTTCCCAAATTTTTCCAGTCTAGATTTACATCAAGGTCACGAGCAACTTTTAAAATACCAGGATGAAGATTTTCTTATTACAATTTCACCTATTGCTGTAAAAAAAGATCTTCGAGGCTATTTACTCCTCATTCGGAATGCCTCAGATGCTATATATACCATGGATCAGCTGGTGTATACAACTACATATGCTTCAGCCCTACAAGCACAAACTCATAAGTTTATGAATCAGTTGCATGTGATTTATGGTTTAGTTGATATTTCTTATTTTGATCAGCTCAAAATCTACTTAGATAGTTTACTTGAACCCGAATCAGAATTTTTTACACGATTGTCCGTTTTAATTAAAGAACCTCTACTGGCAAGCTTCCTAATTGGAGAACAAGAAAAATTTCAAGAGCTCAATGTTAGTTTGGCCTTTGAAGTAACTAGTGATATTCCTCGAAATCAAATCCAAAATCAATTAAACAATGTCTTAATGATTTTTAGATATCTTCACACTCATGTACTGAAAGGATTGAATCCTAAATTTGTAACAATTACTTTAAGTTATCAAGATGACACACTCTTTAGCTCTTATCAAATTAACGATAAGTTAATAGAGGCTCAAAATATCGAAGATATATTAGAAACCCACTATTTCAAACAACTACTTGTTAAAACCCACTCTAAATCAACTAAACAGCTTTTCACTTATCCACTAGAATTTACAGTAGCCATTCCCTATAAAGGAGAGTAA